The following DNA comes from Mesoplasma sp. JKS002658.
TCATTACTTTGAGCACTGCTTGGTACATAAACATAAGTTTTCTTATTTAAATAATAATAACTTGGACCAACAGGAACTTGAGTAGTAGGTGTGTATTCACTAAAACTTCCCCCAGTGATTGTTGCACTACTGGTTCAAGTGTCACTGCTATCTTGAGGATTTAATTCTACTCAAGTATTCAAAGCAAGATTATTTAAAGTGTTGCTGGTGCTATTTGTAGTTGTGGTTGTAGCAATATCACCAAGTAAATCTTGTAAATAAATCGGTAATGCTAAGACAACATCAACTTGGTTATTAACATCAGTGGTACTTTGGAAGGTAAAATCATATTTTGTTGAGTTGTTTCCTACCAGTTTGTTAATTAAGAATGAAGGCCCATTAACATTAGCAAGTTTAGCTTTAGTACTATCATTAATGTTAAGGTTTCCTCCCAACACAGAAGTTACAGTCCCTCCACTACTTTTAACAATACCTTGGAACCCACCTTGGTTAAAGAAAGGATCTAATCCTGAAGTGTTTAAATTAGCGTTCCCAACAGTTGAAACTAAAGTTGCTAGAGCAGTGGTAAAACTATTTAAAGTAGTATCACTGGTAATGGTGTTAAGGTTTAAAACATCATCACTATTAGCAGTAGAAGCGTTATAAGCGCTGTTTAACAAATTATTAACTTTGGTAATGATTGCGTCATCTTTTTTGAAACTAAACGCCCAAACCATCTTGTAGGTTGGTGTATAACTTGCTCGGCCGTTGCTTGTTCAAGTTTGCACATCTTTAGCTAACAAGGAATCTCGATTTAAAAATAAACTTGTTTTAGTTAAGTTTTCTAATGTTTGGTCTCCTAATCCTCCACTCAAATTTCCATTATTGGTACGCATCTTGTAAAGATCGCCTTTTAAGTATTGCATTGCCATAATTTTTTCAGTTTCAGGGCTTTGGTTAGCAATGTAGTTTTCAAAGCGTAAAGCTAAAGCTTCACGACCACTTAAAGGAGTAGTGTTAAGAATGTTAGCGCCTAAACTTGTTTTGCTACTGGTTAAATCTGTTGCTACTAAATTAGCATCACTTAAAAGGGTTTGGTCCTTAACAATATAAAATTCACTAGTGGTTAATGATTGCCCGGTAGGAGAAAATTCTTTGTTTGTTAAAGAGTTTCTTAAGTCTAATGATTTAGAATAAGTTCCAACCCGAGGAACTTCATGTTTAGCTACTCAACGAATTAACTTTGATGAATCACTTGGATCAGTAAACCAAATTGAAAGGGTACTTTCTCTACCGCTGTTGTCTCGAGTTCCCCCATCAGTATCTAAGTAACTATTGGGATTTAAACCACCAAAATAATATTGCTTTTGATCATCTAAAGTTTTTGTTCCATCAGTAGAAACCGCTTTGGTGTAATTAGTAAATAGTAATTCTAAAGTTAAATTGTTAGCAATTGTATTAAATTCTTGATAGTAGTAGTTGGTACTGTTATCAACCTTACTTGGATCAAGACTGCTTGTAGCGTTAGTGATGAGGTTATTGATATTTTCATCAGTTAATTTTAATCGTGAAGTATTTGTACTATTTAAAACATCTTGAGAATAACGGGTAGTTGATTTAGTGTTGATTCAATCTAAAATTAAATTTTTAGCACTATCACCAGTCAACCCACTTAAATCACCAACTTCTAAAGCTGAATCTCCAAATTTCAAGATAACTTCATCATTGTTGTCTGGTTTTAGGTTGTCATAACGTTTATGTTCATTGCTTGAATTAGATCCACAAGCAACCACCGTGGCTGTTGTTGTGATGGTTAGACCTGTAATTGTTAAAATTGATAATATTTTTTTCATTATGATCTCTCCTTCTGACTAGCGACTTGATAATCTCAATAAGTAGCATTTTCAATGTCTGAGTATCCTACAGGCAAAGTCTTTAAAGGTTTATAATCATTTTCTGGATTGTCGATTGGAACATTGTTATTAGATTTTGCTCAAGTGTTTCATCCATTTTCAAAAGCATCCTCGACACTATTGCTAATATCATTACCAACATTATTTAAAACATCTAAGATATATTGACGATATTTGGTGTAAATTGTGGTTTGGGTCGCATAGGCACCAATTCCAAACAAATCATAAGTTGCATTAGAAGTAGGGAAAATTAAATCAAAAAGTTCACTATCATCAAGTCCTAGAATTTCTTTGAAATAAGTTCAAGCACTAATTCACATATTGGTACTTGTAGCACTACTACTTGGAATTGCTGAGGCAAGATAACTTTGGACCTCACTATTTAAATCATACTTTTCTTTAGTATTAGTAATCCCGATAGAAGCTAACACCGAACTATTGGCAAGGAACTGTAAATACTTGTTACCAAAACTTGTATTCAAGTTATTGTATTGATAATAACTAGTAGCATCAGCATTAGTATAATCATAAGTTTGGTTCTTAATCGCGTTTTTTACCACACTACTGTTACTATTATTGTTTAAATTACGACTAATTGATTCGATTGCTTGATAGTTGTTAATCAATGCTTGATTACCATCAACAAAACTAGTGGTAGAAAGTTTGGTTTGACTTGTTAACCCATTGGCATCCTTCAATAAGCCATAACCTTCAATTCTGGTAATGTGAATTCCATCAGTATCAACAAAACTAATAATTCCTTGGGTGTTATTTAAAACCTGATAAACATTATTTGTTCCACTAGTTCGACGGTTCATACTAGTAATTCAGTTTGTAATCGCTTTTTGTTGATCACTTAAATTTGTAGTAACACTACCATCATTTTCAACAGTAGGAGCACTAGTATTGCTAGTATATTCAGTTGCAGAACTTTTTGCCAAATAATCATAAACTGAATATTTTAAAATGTCACTATAATCACTACTTATAGAATCCATGGTTAAAAGCTTGGTGTGTTGGTTTAAACTAAAATCACTGGTAAAAGTATCAGTTCAAGTATAGTTTTTTCCTGCCTGGTTAGTTCAATTACTTAAACTTCCTCCGCTATTCATTAATTGGTCTCAAGAATAATCACTAGATCCACTCACCATTGTCTTGGTATTATCAGTTGAACTTGTTCCGCCTCAATTACCTTGGTTAACAAATAAATTCATAAAGTTGTAAAGTGATCCGACATCAGCTTGGTTAGCAACATTATCAGCGATATAACCAGCGTTATTAATGTTGGTTGAAAGAGTATTGGTACTAGTTAAAGGTTTAATGATAAATTCAGAAATTGCTAATGGTTTTTTAGTATTAAAGTATTGGTTAGCAAAATAACGTTGAGCATTAGAAAATAATCCCTTTGTTGAAGCGTTGTTAGAAATACTGCTATTATCAGTTAAACTAACATAAGAATTAATTGCAGCAAACTTCGCTACTCCTGCACCTTTTCCATCAATTTTAGGTTTGTAATTACTGGTTGGTGTTCCTGAACTATCATAATCAGTGGTGTAAGTTGAACAAGCACGAGCAATGATTTCCTTCGCTCAAGTGGCAGGATCACCAAGGACACTACTTTTGAAAGCAGATTGGGTCATCCAGGTGATGTTTGATAGTTGAGCAGTAGTGTTGCTACTTGGACTATTTGTTCCTCCAGTAGCATTAATAAAGTCAATTAAATAAGTTGAGAGTGAATCAAAGTAAGGGTGACTCAAGTTACCAACTTCTATTGCTAATCCCTGAAGCAACTTGGTTAATTCTCCAACCAAATCTAAACCTGAATCTTTAACTCAGTTTGCTCCCCAAGCATTTAAAAGGTTAAAACTAATTCCCCCAATAGTTTGGTTTAATCCTAGAATTTGTCCAGAAAAGTTCTGAATGATTTGGTCGAAAGTTAAAACTTTATTATCTTGAGGAATTGCATAAATTGCATTTAATAACGAATCAATCACCGAAGTGTTGTTAGTTCCTTTCATCATTTGGTTAGTGATATAAACATCTTTGGCATCTTGATATTTTGTAAAAGTTCGGTTTAATTGCTTTTCTAAAGCTTTACGGAAAGTTTCTTCTCATTTCTTTCCATCATCTTTAGCAGCATCGACTGCTTCATTTCACTGACTAATCGCATATTGTCTAGAACTGTTGTATTGTGTTTGCACACTATTGATAAATTCATCATTAATATAAGTGTTATCAGCTTCGACTGCAGCATTAAATTGTTGGTAAAGATCAGATTTAGTGTCGCTCAATTGCTTAGAAACTTGAAAGGCAAAATAGTTCATGAAATCATGAACTGCATTATCATGCCCGCCAAATAAAGTTTCTGCTTTTGCGCTCTTTACTAAGTCATCAGCAGTTAAGTTAAAAATCGGACTTTTTAAAATACTGTTTGTTGCATTATTATCCCCATCACTAGTTTTATTGGTACAAGCAATTACACTGGTGACTGGAGTTACAGTCAAGGTAATCGTTGCCAAAAGACTTAGTAATTTTTTCATAGTTGCCATTCTCCTTTTTGAGTCTTTTTCCCGAAACAAAATAATCTCTTTTTCTTTTTAATCATTGCTAAAATAAATAAAAAGAAAGACTTAGTAATTATAACCCAAAAAGAAAAGTACTAAGGCGGTTTTTAGAAAAATTTGATTGATTAATCCAAGGGTTGTTTATAATAAAATCAACAAAAAGAAAAGGGAAAAGGAAAATGAACTTAGCAAATATTAGAGCGCAGTTTGGTTATTTAAAAAATAATCCACAAGAAATTTATTTTGATAGTAGTGCAACCTTTTTAAAACCTCTAATTGTGAGTCGGGCTGAACAGTTTTACTATGAGCACATTAACGCTAATCCCCACAGTTTTGATTATCAAAACGCTTATCAAAGTAACCAAATTTTAAGTCAAACTAGAAAACAAGTTCAAACCTTCATTAATGCTCGAAGTGAGCAGGAAGTTGTCTTCACAAGCGGTGCAAGTTTTGGGTTAAACCAAATTGCTTTTGGATTGAGGGATTATTTAAACCCTGGTGATGAAATTTTTGTCAGTGATTTAGAACACTCATCTAATCTTGTTCCCTGATTAGTTTTGGCTCAAGAAAAGCAGTTAGTTATTAAAGAAATTCCTTTAACTGAAACTTTTGCTATTGATATTGATCAATTAAGCAAAATGATTACTCCTAAAACTAAGGTGGTAAGTTTTGCTGTGATGAGTAATACAATCGGAATTAGTAATGATGTAAAGAAAATTACAACAGCAATTAAACAAGTTAATGTGCAAACTTTAGTGTGTGTGGATGGTGCGCAAAGTGTAGGTCACCAAAAAACTGATGTCCAAGCTTGAGGAGTAGATTTTTTTACTTTTTCTGCTCATAAAATGTATGGTCCGTTTGGAGTGGGAGTCTTATATGGAAACCAGAATGTTTTAGAAACTTTAAAACCGCTAGTTTTTGGTGGGGGAATGAGTGAGAGTGTGCGAGTTGAACCTTTAAAATATCAATTAACCCCTCTACCAGTGCGTTTAGAAGCAGGAACACCAAACATCGCAGGAATTTATGCCTTTAGTAAAGCTTTGGATTTTATTAATGAGATTGGGATTGAAACAATTCATAATCACGAACTTAAACTCAAAAAATATGCTCAAACAAAGATTAAAGCAGCTAACTTAAATTCTGAACTTGTTTTTTATAATTTAGAAAACGATGCCCCAATGCTTTTATTTAACTTAAAAGGTGTTAACCCTCAAGATATTGCTAGTTTTCTGGCTCATGATTATCAAATCAGTGTTCGTAGTGGAGCTATGTGTGCGCGATTGACTGCTGAACTTGGTTTTAAAATTAGTGTTCGGGTAAGCTTTGGAATTTATAATACGGAGAAAGAAATTGATAAGTTAGTTGAAGGGTTAAAAAATATTGAGCACTTTTTAGATCATATTTTATAAGAAAGGAAAGGAATAAAGATGGATAATCTTAAAAAGAAACGTGAAGTTTTAATGAATCATTACGTTAAGCCTGTGCATTTAGGACTTGTTGATAATTCTCAACTTTATACCAAACGTTTGCAATCAGATAGTTGCGCTGATGAGTTAACCCTACAAGTTGATGTGAGAAATGGAGTGTTTCAGAGTCTGCGCTTTGAAGGTAGTGCTTGTGTAATTGCTACTAGTAGTATCGATTTATGGTGCGACTTTTTAATTGGTAAAAGTTTAGCCACTGCTCAAAGTTTGCTTAATGAATACCTTTCAATGATTTATAAAGGAACAATTCCTCAAGATAATTTAAGCGAGTTAATGATTTTTGAAAATCTTCACCATCAAAAAGGAAGATGAAAATGTGCAACTTTAGGAGCAGAAGGGATTATTGATTTTATTAACCATGCTAAATAATAAGCCAATCTTAAGAGGACAATATTTAAAGTTACAACAAAATCTTGATCCAGAATATCAAAACCAAGCTCAAGCACTGATTGATGTGGGGTTTATTAATTTTGTGCGCCAAAAAACAATTAAAAGTTTAGCTTTATATGTTGCTAGAACCTATGAAGTTGGCACATTAACAATGATTAAGTATGCACTTGAACATTCGATTGCAGTTTATTTACCAAAGGTTAATCAGGATAAAACAATGGACTTTTATCAAATTTTTAATCTTGAAAAAGATTTAACCTTTAATTCTGCTTTAAAAATCTGAGAACCAGTTCCTAACATTACTTCGCTTTTAACCCAAGAAATTCAACTTGATGCTTATTTTCTCCCTTTAATTTGTTTTGATAATCGTTTAAATAGAATTGGTTCTGGTCAAGGTTATTATGATAGTTACTTTAAGGGGCGAAATTATCATGGTTTGGTGGTTGGTTTAGCTTTTGAAACTCAACACACCAAGCAGTTAATTGATAGCGAACCCTTTGATCAACCTTTAAGTGCAGTTATTAGTGAAAAAGAAGTTTATTATCGCAAACTAAGTGAAATATAACCGCTATTGTTTTGTCTTTGCTGATGTTTTTTGAAAAAATAATCGCTAAAATAAAAGCATAGGAAGAAGGTTTGGTAATGATTAATGTTGATTTATCACAAACAGGTTTAAAAGCTTTGGATCAAGAAATTGATGTAACAAAAGTAAAACAAATTCATGAAATGATTTTTAAAAAAACTGGTGCAGGAGCAGATTTCTTGGGATGGTTAGACTGACCAAAAACTTATGATCAAAAAGAGTATGCTTTAATGAAAGAAGTTAGTCGAACTTTAGCCAAGAAGATTGATTATTTAGTTGTCATTGGGATTGGTGGTTCTTATTTGGGAACTCGTGCTGCTGATGAAATGATCCGCGGGTTACACCCAGTTAATGGTGTGAATCTAATTTATGCAGGAAATACCATTTCTTCAACTTTTACTGCGCAACTTAAAGAATTTTTAAAAGATAAGAAATATGGGATTTGTGTTGTTTCTAAATCAGGGACAACAACTGAGCCTGGAATTGCTTTTCGGGTATTTGAACAGGAGTTGGTTACTCAGGTTGGTGAACAAAAAGCTAAGGAACTAATTATTGCAGTTACTGATAAAAGTAAAGGAGCTTTAAAACAACTTGCTGATAACAAAGGGTATCAAACTTTTACTATCCCTGATGATATTGGAGGAAGGTTTTCTGTACTCACCCCAGTGGGAATTTTTCCTTTAATGGTTGCAGGAATTAATACTGATGAAATCATGCAAGGTGCTTTGCAAGCATTGAATGATTTAACTGCTCCTGATTTAACTAATTCTGCTTATCAATATGCAGTAGCGAGAAATTTATTGTTGAATCAAGGTTATAAAACTGAAGCCTTAGTTAATTATGAAATGCAGATGCAAATGGTTGGTGAGTGGTGAAAACAACTTTTTGGTGAGTCAGAAGGTAAGGATGGTAAATCACTATTACCCTCAGCGATGATTTATTCTACTGATCTTCATTCTTTAGGGCAATGAGTCCAAGAAGGAAGTAGAGGGATAATGTTTGAAACTGTGATTAAGATTGCCCAACCAAACGTTGATTTAAAGATCCCTACTGATGCAGATAATTTGGATGGATTAAATTACTTAAAGGAAAAAACTTTCCACGAGGTGAACCAAACTGCTTTAACTGGTGTGGTTGATGCCCACGTTAATAATGGGAAAATGCCTAACATTATTTTAGAGTTTGAAAAAATGGATGGGTTTATGTTTGGATATTTGGTTTATTGGTTTGAACGCGCTGTTGCTATGAGCGGTTATCTTTTGGGGGTTAATCCGTTTAATCAGCCTGGAGTAGAAATTTATAAACACAACATGTTTAAATTACTTGGGAAGCCAGGGGTAAAATAGTTCTTAATTCTTACTATGAAAAACACACTTACGAGTGTGTTTTTTTGTTAAAATTGGAAAGATTTAAAATCCCCAAGTGAGAAAAAATGAAAAAACAATGATTAATTATTTTTTATGCTTGAATGGTAGTTGTACCGATTTTTTGTATTGTTTTAGATTTATTTATGTCAACAATTTCGCCAACGATCAGTAAAAACGGGAATCAGAACCCAACGTCTTATTTTGACCTTTCTGTAATTAACCAGTTTGTTTATTTTTCAGTTTGAGTTACTCTAGGGATTGCTGTTTTTGGTTTGGTTAATTTAATTAACTTATTTACTAACAAAATGCCCCGTTGATTAACCACAAAGAATAACCATACTTTTATTACCAGTATGGGAATTATTATTATGATAGCTTATACTTTAATGTTGATTTTTAATCCTGAACGTGAGAATCGTTTTGGCGTGTGATACAAGACTTTGAAGACCATTCTTGAACACTTCATTACTCCTTTGTTATTAATTGTTCTTTATTTTTTTCACCCAACAGGAATGGTTAAAACCCGTAATTATGCAAAAAAAACTGGTTGAATTACCATCATCTTTCCGGTTGTTTATGTTTTGGTGGTTGTGATTCGAGCAGCGATGCTTTATAAATACGGGCCAAAGTCGGATTACTTAACTTGAAACCAAACTAGAAGTTGAAAAGAAGGGGTGTCAATTATCTTTCCTTATGGTTTAAACCCGTGAGAAAAACCTGCCTATTTATGAGCACCAGCACTAGTACTGCTGATTTTCTCTCCCTATGCTCTGGGTAATTTATTAAACTTTCTAAGTAATAAAAGCATGAAAGTGTTTTCAACAAGAAAATCAGACACCCCGCCTAAACGTTCTAAAGCTCATTAAAAAGATGGGAATTTAATCCCTCTGTCTTTTTGCCTGGGAAAACTTTCTGTACAATATGCATCAAAGGGAGATGGAAAAAATGAACGAAACAGAAGTTAAATTTAAATGCCCAAGTTGTGGTGGTAAATATAGTTTAAACGAGTTTTTAGAACATAATTCTGATGCTTGAAATGACTATATCAATAAAAAAACTCAACAACAATTAAAGATCCGTGAAGGTGAAATTCGTCAAGATGAAGTTAGCAAACAAGAACAAGTTTTAAAAATTGAGTTGAGCAAAATTCAACAAGAACACCAACAAAATTTGCAACAAAGTCAAGATGAAATTACTAAGCTAAAGCACCAACTTGTTCAAGAAAACCAAGCTCAAGCCTTAATTGTAGAGCAAACAAAAAATAAACTTAAAGAGCAGTATCAAGATGCGATTAAAAATTACCAAGCTGAAATTCAAAAATTGGAATTGGATCAAAAAGCTCAACTTAAGTTAACTGAAGAAAAGATTGCTGCATTAAAAGCATCAGCAGTACAAGCAAAAAATAGTGAAATTCAGTTATTAACCCAACAGATTAAAAATTTAGAGAAAGAGTTACATGATCAAAAAGATAAAGAAAGTTTAGTTATCCAAACTGAAAAACAAACGATCGAAAAACAATATCAAGATCAGATTAATAATCAGCAATTAGAGATTCAAAGATTAAAACAAGATCAAAAAGCGCAATTGGATTTAGCTCAAACGAATTTAGATGCTCAAAAAGCAGTAATCATGGAAACAAAAAATAGTGAAATTCAGTTGTTAAACCAAAAAATTGAAACTTTAAAATCAGGTTATGATAATGAAGTTAAAACTGCTTTACAGGCCAAAGAGTTGGAATTAAACGAAAAAATTCATCAGTTAGAAAAAGAAAAAGCTGACCTTATTTTAAAAAACAATGAAAATCGTATTATCAATAACAAGATCAAAGGTGAAAACTTTGAACATGAAGTGGAGGGAGAATTACGCAAAGCTTTTGGTTCAAGTGATGATATGATTGAAAAAATCACAGTTGCTGATAAAAAAGCAGACTACCTACAAATTGTTCGCAATAGTCAAAGAAAAGAACTGGGCAGAATTGTTTATGAAGTCAAAAATGCCGAATGATCTGACAAGTGGGAAGCAAAGTTGGTGGTTGATACTGCCCAACAAAAGGCTCAGTATGGAATTTTAGTCGCTACTAAATTTAATGATAAATATCATGATGTGCCCTTTGTCAAAAGTTCAGAAAACGATCATATTTATTTAACTGATGGTGATAGTTTTGTCTTTGTGGCCCAAATTTTGCGAAGAATGATGGAAAACGAAAACTATTATCGTCAAAAGGTAAAAGAATTAAGTACTAATGAGAAAAACGTTTTACTTTCTAAGTATGAAAAAGAGCACGAAGCACTAGAACAATTTTTAATTGAAAAACTTCCAGGATTTAAAAAGAAATTTGAAACTCAATTAGAAGCGATTTTAAAAGTTGGGCATACTTTAAGTAAACAAGTTAATATTTTAGAAACAGCGCATAATACTTTGCAGAAAGAATATACCAAGCGAATTGCTGAAGAATTACAAAAAATTAGTACAATATAATACAAGAAAGTAAGAAGGATATTTAATCAAGATGCCCCCCAAAAACCCAAAAACTAGTAAAGAAACCAAGAGTAGTAAAAAAACTGGTAAAACTTCAAAAACAACTAAGTCAGTAAAATCAAAAAAACCTGGAACTAGGATAGTTAAAGTAATTAAAAGTAGCAAGATTATTAATTCAGTTAATAATCCTTCAATAAAAGAAATTGTTAAACTTCAAAAAAACGCTACTTATCGTCGTGAAGTTAAGAAGTTTGTTGTTGAAGGTATTCACCTAGTTGCTGAAGCGTTAAAAAAAGGAATTGTGGAAGCGGTTTATTTAACTCAAGGTGTTTATGAAGAATTGTACGAATCGTTGCCTACAAGTAATGACCAATACTTTATTATTAAAAATCATGTTGCTGATAAAGTTTCGATGACTGTTCACAACCAAGGGATTTTTGCAGTTTGTAAAATGGTGGCACAAGAAGTTGATTATGACCACGATATCCTTTTGTTAGACCGAGTTCAAGATCCAGGTAACATTGGTACTTTGATTCGGAGTGCGGCTTCTTTTGATTTTAGAACTGTAATTAGTGCTCCGACCTCAGTAAGTTTTTATAATGATAAAGTCATTCGCTCTACTCAAGGAAACTTCTTTCAAATTAATTTGGTTCGAGAATATTTAATGCAAACAATCAATGATTTAAAAGAGGAGGGGTATGTGATTATTGGTACGCAAATGCATGAAGAGAGTAAGATGCTACCAAAGGTTCGTTTAAAAGATAACCAAAAATATGCAGTTGTAATTGGGAATGAATCAAAAGGGATTTCTCCTGAAATTAGCAGGTTGATTGATTATAATGTTTTGATTCCGATGGAAGAAGAAGTGGAGTCACTAAATGCTGCAGTAGCTGGTTCAATTCTGATGTATGAAATTTATGAACATAAGTTATAGTCCTTTAATGGGACTTTTTACAAAAAAGTTTTAGCAGAGGTAAAATATACTTAACAAATTTTAGAAACGGAGAAATCAAGATGTATAAATTTGATGCAATGATTAACAATGAATTTGTTTCAGGTGCTAATCGGGTAGAAATCTTGAACCCCACTACTTTAGAATCTGCTGGTAGTGTTGCAGGATTAGAAGAAAAAGATATCGATCAAGCCTATCAGGCAGCCCGTAAAGCTCAACAACCTTGAGCAGATTTACCCTTAATGAAAAGAATTGAAGTTTTAAAAAAGTGGAACGCTTTAATTCAAGAAAAACGTGAAGAAATCGCCAAGATTATGGTCAGTGAAGTGGCTAAAGGATATAAGGCTTCATTGAGTGAAGTTGATCGAACTGTTGAATATTTTGATTACACTCTTGAAGAAGCGAAACGTTTAGAGCCATCAGTGTTTACTGGAAGAGGAATGGGAGTTAACAACAAGTATGCTCTTTATGATCGGGTTCCTAAAGGTGTAGGATTAGCAATTTCACCCTTTAACTATCCACTTAATCTGTCAATGTCTAAAATTGCTCCTGATTTGGTGATGGGAAACACTGTGGTGTTTAAACCAGCTACAGCAGGAAGTTTAACTGGAAGTTATTTAGGAAAATTAGCAGTTGAGGCTGGTTTACCAAAAGGAATCTTTAACGTGGTGACAGGAAGAGGTTCAGTAATTGGGGATATTATTACCCAGAATCAAGAGTTAGACTTTATTTCTTTCACCGGAAGTGTTAAGGTCGGGCACCATATTTTAGAAATCGCTAAAACTAAAGATGTAATTCTTGAATTGGGAGGAAAAGACCCGGCTTTGGTGTTGGATGCAAATAATTTAGAATTTGTCGCTGAAGAAATTATTAGTGGTGGTTTATCTTATTCAGGACAAAGATGTACCGCGATTAAACGGGTTTTAACCACTAATGCGATTGCTGACCAATTAGTGCCTTTGTTAAAAGAAAAAATCAGTAAGCTAAGTGTGGGTAAACCGGAAGATGACGCCTTTATTACTCCGGTGATTGATGAGAAAACTGCTGATTATGTCCAAGGGTTAATTGATGATGCTCAAAGTGATGGTGCGACGATTGTTTTTGGTAATAGTCGTGAAAAGAACTTAATGCAACCAACTCTTGTTGACCGGGTTGATGTTAAATCACGCTTGGCTTGAGAAGAGCCTTTTGGTCCTGTCTTACCAGTAATTCGTAACGATAATGTTGAAGAACTAATTAAACTTGCTAACCAATCAAACTTTGGTTTACAAGCTAGTGTTTTTACCACTGATTTAGATTTAGCGATTAGTGTCGCTAGAAAAATTGAAGCAGGAACAGTTAATATTAACGGAAAATCACAACGAGGACCTGATTCTTTTCCGTTTTTAGGAATTAAAGATTCAGGTTATGGAGTACAAGGAATTCACGAAACCTTGCTATCGTGTACGCGTTATCG
Coding sequences within:
- a CDS encoding 5-formyltetrahydrofolate cyclo-ligase, with protein sequence MILLTMLNNKPILRGQYLKLQQNLDPEYQNQAQALIDVGFINFVRQKTIKSLALYVARTYEVGTLTMIKYALEHSIAVYLPKVNQDKTMDFYQIFNLEKDLTFNSALKIWEPVPNITSLLTQEIQLDAYFLPLICFDNRLNRIGSGQGYYDSYFKGRNYHGLVVGLAFETQHTKQLIDSEPFDQPLSAVISEKEVYYRKLSEI
- a CDS encoding lipoprotein — its product is MKKLLSLLATITLTVTPVTSVIACTNKTSDGDNNATNSILKSPIFNLTADDLVKSAKAETLFGGHDNAVHDFMNYFAFQVSKQLSDTKSDLYQQFNAAVEADNTYINDEFINSVQTQYNSSRQYAISQWNEAVDAAKDDGKKWEETFRKALEKQLNRTFTKYQDAKDVYITNQMMKGTNNTSVIDSLLNAIYAIPQDNKVLTFDQIIQNFSGQILGLNQTIGGISFNLLNAWGANWVKDSGLDLVGELTKLLQGLAIEVGNLSHPYFDSLSTYLIDFINATGGTNSPSSNTTAQLSNITWMTQSAFKSSVLGDPATWAKEIIARACSTYTTDYDSSGTPTSNYKPKIDGKGAGVAKFAAINSYVSLTDNSSISNNASTKGLFSNAQRYFANQYFNTKKPLAISEFIIKPLTSTNTLSTNINNAGYIADNVANQADVGSLYNFMNLFVNQGNWGGTSSTDNTKTMVSGSSDYSWDQLMNSGGSLSNWTNQAGKNYTWTDTFTSDFSLNQHTKLLTMDSISSDYSDILKYSVYDYLAKSSATEYTSNTSAPTVENDGSVTTNLSDQQKAITNWITSMNRRTSGTNNVYQVLNNTQGIISFVDTDGIHITRIEGYGLLKDANGLTSQTKLSTTSFVDGNQALINNYQAIESISRNLNNNSNSSVVKNAIKNQTYDYTNADATSYYQYNNLNTSFGNKYLQFLANSSVLASIGITNTKEKYDLNSEVQSYLASAIPSSSATSTNMWISAWTYFKEILGLDDSELFDLIFPTSNATYDLFGIGAYATQTTIYTKYRQYILDVLNNVGNDISNSVEDAFENGWNTWAKSNNNVPIDNPENDYKPLKTLPVGYSDIENATYWDYQVASQKERS
- a CDS encoding iron-sulfur cluster assembly scaffold protein, whose product is MDNLKKKREVLMNHYVKPVHLGLVDNSQLYTKRLQSDSCADELTLQVDVRNGVFQSLRFEGSACVIATSSIDLWCDFLIGKSLATAQSLLNEYLSMIYKGTIPQDNLSELMIFENLHHQKGRWKCATLGAEGIIDFINHAK
- a CDS encoding lipoprotein, with translation MKKILSILTITGLTITTTATVVACGSNSSNEHKRYDNLKPDNNDEVILKFGDSALEVGDLSGLTGDSAKNLILDWINTKSTTRYSQDVLNSTNTSRLKLTDENINNLITNATSSLDPSKVDNSTNYYYQEFNTIANNLTLELLFTNYTKAVSTDGTKTLDDQKQYYFGGLNPNSYLDTDGGTRDNSGRESTLSIWFTDPSDSSKLIRWVAKHEVPRVGTYSKSLDLRNSLTNKEFSPTGQSLTTSEFYIVKDQTLLSDANLVATDLTSSKTSLGANILNTTPLSGREALALRFENYIANQSPETEKIMAMQYLKGDLYKMRTNNGNLSGGLGDQTLENLTKTSLFLNRDSLLAKDVQTWTSNGRASYTPTYKMVWAFSFKKDDAIITKVNNLLNSAYNASTANSDDVLNLNTITSDTTLNSFTTALATLVSTVGNANLNTSGLDPFFNQGGFQGIVKSSGGTVTSVLGGNLNINDSTKAKLANVNGPSFLINKLVGNNSTKYDFTFQSTTDVNNQVDVVLALPIYLQDLLGDIATTTTTNSTSNTLNNLALNTWVELNPQDSSDTWTSSATITGGSFSEYTPTTQVPVGPSYYYLNKKTYVYVPSSAQSNDLTLTLSSGETISFNWSDNNQENYLGIQGVYNNAKTTLNGQNVAYKLHLGNDTTNPDVLETDWKTNFTQQQTLDILNLSTTAKQALLDDLLYLTADSDSQAIENAKNGIYKRYINPNDIWYQPIYDALIGYIKVNDEDEDSD
- a CDS encoding aminotransferase class V-fold PLP-dependent enzyme produces the protein MNLANIRAQFGYLKNNPQEIYFDSSATFLKPLIVSRAEQFYYEHINANPHSFDYQNAYQSNQILSQTRKQVQTFINARSEQEVVFTSGASFGLNQIAFGLRDYLNPGDEIFVSDLEHSSNLVPWLVLAQEKQLVIKEIPLTETFAIDIDQLSKMITPKTKVVSFAVMSNTIGISNDVKKITTAIKQVNVQTLVCVDGAQSVGHQKTDVQAWGVDFFTFSAHKMYGPFGVGVLYGNQNVLETLKPLVFGGGMSESVRVEPLKYQLTPLPVRLEAGTPNIAGIYAFSKALDFINEIGIETIHNHELKLKKYAQTKIKAANLNSELVFYNLENDAPMLLFNLKGVNPQDIASFLAHDYQISVRSGAMCARLTAELGFKISVRVSFGIYNTEKEIDKLVEGLKNIEHFLDHIL